The following proteins come from a genomic window of Mammaliicoccus sp. Marseille-Q6498:
- a CDS encoding aspartate kinase: MTQSVLKFGGTSVGDFNKIKNIAYMLKSRIDNGEQLVVVVSAMGKTTDTLLENIGTLTSQPKDEHLAMLLTTGEQQTISYLSMVLNDIGVQTKAMTGYQAGIKTVGHHLKSKIAEIDANRFESAFEDHDVLVVAGFQGVNDHLEITTLGRGGSDTTAVAIAASIDTSCEIYTDVDGVYGTDPRIYKDAKLLNEVSYEEMMEMSALGAGVLESRSVEIAKNYNIPLYLGRTLSNVKGTWIMPRTEILEKKAVTGVALDTHMIHVTLTYPMPNFALLQKLFDSLEAESMNVDMISQIENQHGLQLSFTIKDSEVNQIEQIIEDLTGDYPHLRYEMKENYAKLSVIGTGMRDMSGIASKAFRTLISNDIRFYQTTTSEISISYVVDLDVAEHAVQILSKAFNI; encoded by the coding sequence TTGACTCAAAGTGTATTAAAGTTTGGCGGGACTTCCGTCGGCGATTTTAACAAGATTAAAAATATAGCTTATATGTTAAAGTCACGTATTGATAATGGAGAACAATTAGTTGTTGTTGTAAGTGCTATGGGTAAAACGACCGATACGCTTTTAGAGAATATTGGTACGTTAACTTCACAACCTAAAGATGAACATTTAGCTATGCTATTAACAACTGGTGAACAACAAACGATTTCTTATCTTTCTATGGTATTGAATGATATTGGTGTTCAAACGAAAGCGATGACTGGATATCAAGCTGGTATAAAAACGGTTGGTCATCATTTGAAGAGCAAAATCGCAGAAATTGATGCGAATCGTTTTGAAAGTGCTTTTGAAGATCACGATGTTCTTGTTGTTGCAGGGTTTCAAGGTGTAAATGATCATTTAGAAATCACAACTTTAGGACGGGGTGGTTCTGATACGACGGCTGTTGCAATAGCTGCAAGTATAGACACTTCTTGTGAAATTTATACTGATGTTGATGGCGTCTATGGCACAGACCCCAGAATTTATAAAGATGCGAAATTATTGAATGAAGTATCTTATGAAGAAATGATGGAAATGAGTGCTTTAGGTGCAGGTGTTTTAGAATCGAGAAGTGTTGAAATAGCAAAAAATTATAACATCCCTTTGTATCTCGGAAGAACATTATCAAACGTGAAAGGAACATGGATTATGCCACGAACAGAAATATTAGAGAAAAAAGCAGTCACTGGAGTAGCGTTAGATACACATATGATTCATGTTACTTTAACTTACCCAATGCCAAATTTTGCTTTATTACAAAAATTATTTGATTCATTAGAAGCTGAATCAATGAATGTAGATATGATTTCTCAAATTGAGAATCAACATGGTCTACAGTTATCATTTACGATTAAAGATTCTGAAGTGAATCAAATCGAACAAATTATTGAAGATTTAACGGGTGATTACCCTCACCTTCGATATGAAATGAAAGAAAATTACGCAAAGCTTTCAGTAATTGGTACAGGTATGAGAGATATGTCAGGAATTGCTTCAAAAGCTTTCCGAACATTGATTAGTAATGATATTCGATTTTACCAAACAACTACATCAGAAATTAGTATTTCATATGTGGTGGATCTTGATGTAGCTGAACATGCCGTTCAAATACTTAGTAAAGCTTTTAATATATAA
- a CDS encoding RNA-binding protein: MAQDKETLVGRIDFLKVDRLEGSTYHLLGPNSERIKMNASEVDTDDELEAGEDYSFFVYPSRSGELFATQNMPTITKDRYDWVKVLRVDRDGAAVDVGLPREVLIPWEDLPKVKELWPQNGDMIFCTLRIDSNSQMFARLATETIVDTMYKSAEESVLHQHVTARPYRLLRVGTFLLSNEGYKIFVHESERKHEPRLGEEMDVRIIGVKENGELNGSFLPLAHERLDEDGQVIFDLLVEYDGELAFWDKSDPEAIKEVFNMSKASFKRAIGRLYKQKLITIETGKITITQKGWSQVKKED, from the coding sequence ATGGCACAGGATAAAGAAACACTTGTAGGTCGCATAGACTTTTTAAAAGTGGATAGATTAGAAGGTTCAACATACCATTTGCTTGGACCAAACAGTGAACGCATTAAAATGAACGCTTCAGAAGTAGATACTGATGATGAATTAGAAGCAGGAGAAGATTATAGTTTCTTCGTATATCCAAGTAGATCTGGAGAATTATTTGCTACTCAAAATATGCCAACAATTACAAAAGACCGCTATGATTGGGTAAAAGTTTTACGAGTTGATAGAGATGGCGCAGCAGTTGATGTAGGTTTACCAAGAGAAGTTTTAATTCCATGGGAAGACTTACCAAAAGTAAAAGAACTTTGGCCACAAAATGGTGATATGATTTTTTGTACACTTAGAATAGATAGTAACAGTCAAATGTTTGCTAGACTAGCTACTGAAACAATTGTAGATACAATGTATAAAAGTGCAGAAGAATCTGTGTTACATCAACATGTAACGGCTCGTCCATATCGTTTGTTAAGAGTCGGAACGTTCTTACTATCTAACGAAGGCTATAAAATTTTTGTTCACGAATCAGAACGAAAGCATGAGCCAAGACTTGGAGAAGAAATGGATGTCAGAATCATTGGCGTGAAAGAAAATGGTGAGTTAAATGGTTCATTCTTACCACTTGCACATGAAAGATTAGATGAAGACGGTCAAGTTATATTCGATTTATTAGTTGAATATGATGGAGAATTAGCTTTTTGGGATAAATCAGACCCAGAAGCAATTAAAGAAGTCTTTAATATGAGTAAAGCAAGTTTCAAACGCGCAATTGGTAGATTATATAAACAAAAATTAATCACAATTGAAACAGGCAAAATCACGATTACACAAAAAGGTTGGTCTCAAGTAAAAAAAGAAGACTAA
- the lacG gene encoding 6-phospho-beta-galactosidase, with the protein MLELPNSFVLGAATAAYQVEGSSKVDGKGRVLWDEFLEKQGRFSPDPASDFYNRYEEDIKLASEHGIKALRISIAWSRIFPKGYGEINKKGVAYYKQVFNTCRKYNIEPYVTLHHFDTPESLFKKGDWLNKENIEYFLQYAEFCFETFQDDIKYWMTINEPIAYAMGQYVTGAFPPGEKYEVVKCLQAQHNQILAHSKVVNLFKEKGYKGEIGIIHSLTQFYSIDDNPENIKAAYIQDIFANGFMLDGTFLGEYTEEKLAVVRQIVDANNGHLDITDEEKAIIKKAAPQSDFLGINYYQSNWVKYHNGESYIHHNGTGEKGTAIFRLKGISEIVKNEAIPTTDWDWYIYPEGLYDMIMRIKKDYPNYKKLMITENGLGYKDHFIDEETIIDDEPRIDYVKGHLESVSNAIKDGANVTGYFIWSLQDMFSWSNGYNKRYGLFYIDFETQKRYIKKSALWYKQLSEAIDKQN; encoded by the coding sequence ATGTTAGAATTACCAAATTCATTTGTATTAGGTGCTGCAACTGCGGCATATCAAGTTGAAGGATCAAGTAAAGTTGATGGCAAAGGGAGAGTTTTATGGGATGAATTTTTAGAAAAACAAGGGCGATTTAGTCCAGACCCTGCAAGTGATTTTTACAATCGTTATGAAGAAGATATTAAATTAGCAAGCGAACATGGTATTAAAGCATTACGTATATCAATTGCATGGTCAAGAATCTTTCCAAAGGGGTATGGTGAGATTAATAAAAAGGGCGTGGCATATTATAAACAAGTATTTAACACTTGTCGTAAATACAACATTGAACCATATGTAACATTACATCATTTCGACACACCTGAGTCGTTATTTAAAAAAGGTGACTGGCTTAATAAAGAGAATATTGAATACTTCTTACAATATGCAGAATTCTGTTTTGAAACTTTTCAAGATGACATCAAATACTGGATGACAATTAATGAACCTATTGCATATGCTATGGGTCAATATGTTACTGGGGCATTCCCTCCAGGTGAGAAGTATGAAGTCGTAAAATGTCTTCAAGCACAACATAATCAAATTTTAGCTCACAGTAAAGTCGTCAATCTATTCAAAGAAAAAGGGTATAAAGGTGAAATTGGTATTATACATTCACTCACACAATTTTATTCGATAGATGACAATCCAGAGAATATAAAAGCAGCTTATATACAAGATATATTCGCAAACGGTTTTATGCTAGACGGTACATTTTTAGGGGAATATACTGAGGAGAAATTAGCCGTTGTTCGACAAATTGTTGATGCGAACAATGGTCATTTAGATATAACTGATGAAGAAAAAGCGATTATTAAAAAAGCTGCACCACAATCTGATTTTCTAGGTATTAATTATTATCAAAGTAACTGGGTGAAATACCATAATGGGGAGAGTTATATTCATCATAACGGTACAGGAGAAAAAGGTACTGCCATTTTTAGATTAAAAGGCATAAGTGAAATTGTTAAAAATGAAGCAATACCGACAACAGATTGGGATTGGTACATCTATCCTGAAGGTCTATATGATATGATTATGCGTATTAAAAAGGACTATCCAAATTATAAAAAACTTATGATCACTGAGAATGGGTTAGGGTATAAAGACCATTTTATAGATGAAGAAACAATAATAGATGATGAGCCACGAATAGACTATGTAAAAGGGCATTTAGAAAGTGTTAGCAACGCTATTAAAGATGGTGCCAATGTAACAGGATATTTCATATGGTCATTACAAGATATGTTTAGTTGGTCAAATGGATATAATAAGAGATACGGTTTATTTTATATCGATTTCGAAACTCAGAAAAGATATATTAAGAAAAGCGCATTATGGTATAAACAATTATCCGAAGCAATTGATAAACAGAACTAA
- the lacD gene encoding tagatose-bisphosphate aldolase translates to MVKDLSKLTNDSGHIAALAIDQRGALKRMLGEHANEETIESFKVQVSETLTKYASSILLDPEYGIPASKVRNDNCGLILAYEKTGYDKTRPGRLPDLLNSFSVRSLKELGADAIKLLVYFDVDEGETINHQKEAFVERVGSECLAEDIPFFLEIVSYDANIEDGTSKEYAKLKPHKVNEAMKLFSEERFKVDVLKVEVPVNMKYVESFAEDDVVYTIEEARNLFKEQAESTHLPFIFLSAGVSAKLFQDTLKFAKESGSTFNGVLCGRSTWAGATTAYIENGEVSCRTWLEQDGTKHINELNKVIETYATPIS, encoded by the coding sequence TTGGTTAAAGATTTATCAAAGTTAACGAATGATTCAGGACATATTGCTGCATTAGCTATCGATCAACGCGGTGCTTTAAAGAGAATGTTAGGTGAACATGCAAATGAAGAAACAATCGAATCGTTTAAAGTACAAGTTTCTGAAACATTAACAAAATATGCTTCAAGTATATTGTTAGATCCAGAATACGGTATACCCGCTTCAAAAGTTAGAAATGACAATTGCGGTTTAATTCTAGCTTATGAAAAAACAGGATATGACAAAACAAGACCAGGACGTTTACCGGATTTACTTAATTCATTTTCAGTAAGATCATTAAAAGAACTTGGTGCTGATGCTATTAAACTACTTGTATACTTTGATGTTGATGAAGGTGAAACAATTAACCATCAAAAAGAAGCTTTTGTTGAACGTGTTGGATCTGAGTGTTTAGCAGAAGATATACCATTCTTCCTTGAAATTGTAAGTTATGATGCCAATATAGAAGATGGTACTAGTAAAGAATATGCGAAGTTAAAGCCTCATAAAGTAAACGAAGCTATGAAATTATTCTCAGAAGAGAGATTCAAAGTAGATGTCTTAAAAGTAGAAGTACCTGTTAATATGAAATATGTTGAAAGTTTTGCTGAAGATGACGTTGTATATACTATAGAAGAAGCAAGAAATTTATTTAAAGAACAAGCTGAATCTACGCACTTACCATTTATATTCTTAAGTGCAGGTGTATCTGCAAAGCTATTCCAAGACACATTGAAATTTGCTAAAGAGTCTGGTTCAACATTTAATGGCGTATTATGTGGTCGCTCAACATGGGCAGGCGCTACAACAGCATATATTGAGAATGGCGAAGTATCATGTCGCACATGGTTAGAACAAGATGGTACAAAGCACATCAATGAATTAAATAAAGTTATAGAAACTTACGCAACACCTATTTCGTAA
- a CDS encoding PRD domain-containing protein, protein MIIKQVLNNNVAIAMTNNGEEVIAMGKGIVFKMKKGDYLSENTPEKIFRLDNKEVSFHLQSLIQDVPIAIIATCCEILDNIKHKFNFKLQDYIYITLTNHLHQAINRLNASKSPNITTIQIEDIYPKAFEASVYALSIIKRNLDIVFPVSEANHIALHIINAEQLDSEEDLSTKKTVNITLNEMIKCMNEIGINRNKSNEYYYDRFLQHLKYFAEHNKEHSVDCQHEIDVSFQQYLKDRYPKSFQYASEFFNSLSSTFNIVINPNHLFYFQLHIERILSSQSKGGAEHE, encoded by the coding sequence ATGATAATTAAACAAGTATTAAATAATAATGTTGCAATCGCTATGACAAACAATGGGGAAGAAGTAATTGCGATGGGGAAAGGCATCGTATTTAAAATGAAAAAAGGGGACTATCTATCTGAAAATACACCGGAAAAAATTTTTAGATTAGATAATAAAGAAGTAAGCTTTCATCTTCAATCTTTAATTCAAGATGTGCCAATCGCTATTATTGCTACATGTTGCGAAATTCTAGACAATATAAAGCATAAATTTAACTTTAAATTACAAGATTATATTTATATTACTTTAACGAATCATTTACATCAGGCTATTAATAGATTAAATGCTTCTAAAAGTCCAAATATCACGACGATTCAAATAGAAGATATTTATCCGAAAGCATTTGAAGCGAGCGTATATGCTTTATCTATTATTAAGCGCAATTTGGATATTGTTTTTCCAGTATCTGAAGCTAACCATATAGCATTACATATTATAAATGCAGAACAATTAGATTCAGAAGAAGATCTTTCAACGAAAAAGACTGTCAATATCACGTTAAATGAAATGATTAAATGTATGAATGAAATTGGCATAAATCGAAACAAATCTAACGAATATTATTACGATCGCTTTCTTCAACACTTGAAATACTTTGCAGAACATAATAAAGAACATAGTGTGGATTGCCAACATGAAATTGATGTATCTTTTCAGCAATATTTAAAAGACCGCTATCCAAAGTCATTTCAATACGCGAGTGAATTCTTTAATTCACTTTCTAGCACGTTCAATATTGTTATAAATCCTAATCATTTGTTCTATTTTCAATTGCATATAGAACGAATATTATCATCACAATCAAAGGGAGGTGCTGAACATGAGTAA
- a CDS encoding PTS lactose/cellobiose transporter subunit IIA: MSKEENMMIGFSIVAIAGDARREVMAAMEKAKNELFEEAREHIAKANEFITEAHKEQTQCLAKEASGESGELSFIMVHGQDHLMTTMALRDSVNYIIDIYEQLQSLKANR, from the coding sequence ATGAGTAAAGAAGAGAATATGATGATTGGTTTTTCGATTGTAGCCATTGCTGGCGATGCTAGAAGAGAAGTGATGGCTGCAATGGAAAAAGCTAAAAACGAATTGTTTGAAGAGGCGCGTGAGCATATTGCAAAAGCGAACGAATTTATTACTGAAGCGCACAAAGAGCAAACACAATGCTTAGCTAAAGAAGCGAGCGGTGAATCTGGCGAATTGAGCTTTATTATGGTCCACGGTCAAGATCATTTAATGACAACAATGGCGCTTAGAGATTCTGTAAATTACATTATTGATATTTATGAACAACTTCAATCTTTAAAAGCAAATAGGTGA
- a CDS encoding DeoR/GlpR family DNA-binding transcription regulator, with protein sequence MKLKVDRHRFIMDEINRDMSVKVTSLSKKMQVAEMTIRRDLKELEKEGLLLRIHGGAQLKENNLYNEKSHKEKQTLNVSNKMKIAKKCGDLINNEDIVFIGSGSTNELIYEFIKTKHVSIITNSLDIFLQYKDLSNIDIMLVGGRFRSKTGTFIGQFANKMMGEFHVAKAFVGVNGIHGQNLTTANEEEGKGIHIILENAKKKYITADSTKFGVQALYNFFDINEVDAVITDDDVSDEIREQYPNVII encoded by the coding sequence GTGAAACTCAAAGTAGATAGACATAGATTTATTATGGACGAAATAAACCGTGACATGTCAGTAAAAGTAACTTCCCTATCTAAAAAAATGCAAGTTGCAGAAATGACAATAAGGAGAGATTTGAAAGAACTCGAAAAAGAAGGACTACTCCTTAGAATACACGGTGGCGCCCAATTAAAAGAAAACAATCTTTATAATGAAAAGTCTCACAAAGAAAAACAAACTTTAAACGTATCAAATAAAATGAAAATAGCTAAAAAATGCGGCGACCTCATTAATAATGAAGACATTGTATTTATCGGATCAGGTTCAACAAACGAATTGATTTATGAATTCATTAAAACAAAACACGTCAGTATTATTACAAATTCACTAGATATATTCTTACAATATAAGGACTTATCTAATATTGATATTATGCTTGTCGGCGGAAGATTTAGATCGAAGACGGGAACATTTATCGGTCAATTCGCTAATAAAATGATGGGAGAATTCCATGTAGCGAAAGCATTCGTTGGCGTTAATGGCATACACGGTCAAAACTTAACTACTGCAAATGAAGAAGAAGGAAAAGGCATCCACATTATTCTTGAAAATGCTAAAAAGAAATATATAACAGCAGATAGTACTAAATTCGGTGTTCAAGCATTATACAACTTCTTCGATATAAACGAAGTAGACGCTGTTATTACGGATGATGACGTATCCGATGAAATTCGAGAACAATATCCAAATGTGATTATATAA
- a CDS encoding PTS lactose transporter subunit IIBC: protein MNKIIKFIEKMKPFFEKVASNPYLTAIRDGFVALMPVILFSSLFILVAYVPNVWGFHWSKDVEGIIMKVYSFTMGMLALYMAGTVTKSLTDHKNLKLPKTNQINVISTFVAAESSLLIVAMNPVKDGISIDMLGTKGLIASFIVAFTVPNIYNFFIGRNITIKMPPQVPGNIAQAFKDMIPFAVSVGFFWIIDIIIRHLADGNLAELATILLSPLFTAANGYLGFALIFGFMAFFWFIGVHGPSVVGPAVIAIMYNNQVENLKLFREGQHAHIALTQSTQDFVALIGGTGATLLVPYIFIFLCKSKELKAVGKASFIPTTFAVNEPLLFGAPIILNPVFMIPFIITPILNSWVLKFFVEHLGMNGFMHFLPWPTPGPIGIYMASNFAPLSLLLIVVILALDFIIWMPFIKAYDRIKIEEESISIESQNIEPKAPEKAEEKEAINYDIKSNVNVLVVCAGGGTSGILANSLNKVAATKNINLNATARAYGQDMDLIKDMDVVILAPQMDSMKNEMKKYTDQYGAALMTTTGKEYIALTRDGDTAIEKIFNLLSKKEI from the coding sequence TTGAATAAAATAATTAAATTCATTGAAAAAATGAAACCATTTTTTGAAAAAGTAGCTTCGAATCCATATTTAACAGCTATTAGAGATGGATTTGTTGCTTTAATGCCTGTTATATTATTTTCTTCATTATTTATACTAGTCGCTTATGTTCCAAATGTATGGGGATTCCACTGGTCTAAAGATGTTGAAGGTATCATCATGAAAGTTTATTCATTTACAATGGGCATGCTTGCTTTGTATATGGCGGGAACCGTTACAAAGTCACTTACTGACCATAAAAACTTAAAATTACCGAAGACAAATCAAATTAACGTCATTTCTACATTTGTAGCTGCTGAATCATCATTACTTATTGTAGCTATGAATCCAGTTAAAGACGGTATCAGTATCGATATGTTAGGAACTAAAGGTTTAATCGCTTCATTTATCGTAGCATTTACAGTTCCAAATATTTATAATTTTTTCATTGGTCGTAATATCACAATCAAAATGCCACCACAAGTACCAGGTAATATCGCACAAGCATTTAAAGATATGATTCCTTTTGCTGTGTCTGTAGGCTTTTTCTGGATAATTGATATTATCATTAGACATTTAGCTGATGGAAACTTAGCAGAATTAGCAACGATTTTATTATCACCATTATTTACAGCGGCGAATGGTTACTTAGGATTTGCTTTAATCTTTGGATTTATGGCATTCTTCTGGTTTATTGGTGTACATGGTCCATCTGTAGTAGGTCCAGCAGTTATTGCCATTATGTATAACAACCAAGTAGAGAATTTAAAATTATTTAGAGAAGGGCAACATGCTCATATTGCGTTAACACAAAGTACTCAAGACTTTGTTGCATTAATCGGTGGTACAGGTGCTACATTATTAGTTCCTTATATCTTTATATTCTTATGTAAATCTAAAGAATTAAAAGCTGTAGGTAAGGCGTCATTTATACCGACAACATTTGCTGTAAATGAACCTTTACTATTTGGTGCGCCAATCATTTTAAACCCAGTGTTTATGATACCTTTCATCATTACACCAATTCTAAACTCTTGGGTATTAAAATTTTTCGTTGAACATTTAGGTATGAATGGATTTATGCATTTTCTACCTTGGCCAACACCAGGTCCAATCGGGATATATATGGCATCGAACTTCGCACCATTATCTTTACTTTTAATCGTCGTTATTTTAGCATTAGACTTTATCATTTGGATGCCATTTATTAAAGCTTATGACCGCATCAAAATTGAAGAAGAAAGTATATCAATTGAAAGTCAAAACATCGAACCGAAAGCACCTGAAAAAGCTGAAGAAAAAGAAGCTATCAATTATGATATTAAATCAAATGTAAATGTTCTTGTTGTCTGTGCCGGTGGTGGTACGAGTGGTATATTAGCAAACTCACTTAATAAAGTAGCAGCAACTAAAAATATTAACTTAAATGCTACTGCACGTGCATATGGCCAAGATATGGATTTAATTAAAGATATGGACGTTGTCATTTTGGCACCTCAAATGGATTCAATGAAAAATGAAATGAAGAAGTACACGGATCAATATGGCGCTGCATTAATGACAACAACAGGTAAAGAATATATCGCATTAACACGTGATGGTGATACAGCCATTGAAAAAATCTTTAACTTATTATCTAAAAAGGAAATATAA
- the lacB gene encoding galactose-6-phosphate isomerase subunit LacB, with protein MKIAIGCDHIVTNVKMEISGFLKSLGHDVIDYGTYDHHRTHYPIYGVKVAESVTQEQADLGVVLCGTGVGISVSANKVPNARVALVRDITSARIAKEKYNCNVIAVGGTVSGIDLIKDIIETFINAEYIETDESAQLVEQMNQVLTKDQVHYNSHMFDEYLDKWNKGEYVD; from the coding sequence GTGAAAATTGCTATTGGATGCGACCATATTGTAACAAATGTGAAGATGGAGATTTCTGGATTTCTTAAAAGTTTAGGACACGATGTAATAGACTATGGTACTTATGATCATCATAGAACCCACTACCCTATTTACGGCGTTAAAGTAGCTGAATCAGTTACACAAGAACAAGCTGATTTAGGTGTTGTTCTATGCGGAACTGGTGTGGGAATAAGTGTTTCTGCTAATAAAGTACCAAACGCTCGTGTCGCTTTAGTTCGTGATATTACGAGCGCTCGAATTGCTAAAGAAAAGTATAATTGTAATGTTATTGCAGTTGGTGGAACTGTGTCTGGTATTGATTTAATCAAAGATATTATAGAAACATTTATTAATGCTGAATATATCGAAACGGATGAATCAGCTCAATTAGTTGAACAAATGAATCAAGTATTAACTAAAGATCAAGTTCATTATAATTCTCATATGTTTGATGAATATCTTGATAAATGGAATAAAGGTGAATACGTAGATTAA
- a CDS encoding RpiB/LacA/LacB family sugar-phosphate isomerase, translated as MKILISCTKNAVSLKDKVVNALSESGIEVVDSYDEALADDVYKVTVNTVELLNEHQDAKGIIIDEFGIAPFIIANKHKNMIAAAISDDRSANMTCRHNNTRLITIGSEIVGPTLAVNCAKAFAQSEYDAGRHQIRIDMLNCLC; from the coding sequence ATGAAGATTTTAATCAGTTGCACGAAAAATGCAGTGTCATTGAAGGATAAAGTTGTGAATGCTTTATCTGAGTCAGGTATTGAAGTTGTAGATAGTTATGATGAGGCTTTGGCAGACGATGTATACAAAGTGACGGTTAATACTGTCGAATTACTTAATGAACATCAAGATGCTAAAGGTATTATTATTGATGAATTTGGTATTGCACCTTTTATTATTGCGAATAAGCATAAAAATATGATTGCTGCGGCGATTTCTGATGACCGTTCTGCTAATATGACGTGTCGCCATAATAATACAAGACTTATAACGATTGGTTCTGAAATTGTTGGCCCTACTTTAGCTGTTAATTGTGCTAAAGCTTTTGCTCAATCTGAGTACGACGCTGGAAGACATCAAATTAGAATAGATATGTTAAATTGTTTGTGTTAA
- a CDS encoding ATP-binding cassette domain-containing protein: protein MLQVTNISLRFGDRKLFEDVNIKFIPGNCYGLIGANGAGKSTFLKVLSGELDSQSGHVSLGKDERLAVLKQDHFSHEDEKVIDVVLKGHEKLWKVMKEKDEIYMKPDFSDEDGMRAAELEGEFAEMNGWNAEADASVLLSGLGIKDELHDKQMSELENNQKVKVLLAQSLFGDPDVLLLDEPTNGLDIKAIAWLEDFLINFENTVIVVSHDRHFLNNVCTHIADLDYGKIKLFVGNYDFWYQSSQLASQMAQDQNKKKEERIKELQDFIARFSANASKSKQATSRKKMLDKIELDDIQPSSRRYPFVNFTIDREIGNELLQVQGVSKTIDGNKVLDNVSFTMNPNDKAVLIGESEIAKSTLLRILAGELEPDEGTVKWGVTTSQSYLPKDNSEYFEGVNMDLVDWLRQYAPPEEQTETFLRGFLGRMLFSGEEVKKKASVLSGGEKVRCMLSKMMLSNSNVLLLDEPTNHLDLESITSVNDGLKNFKGSIIFTSYDFEFINTIANRVIDLKEDGAVSKEITYEEYLKDQGVYK from the coding sequence ATGTTACAAGTTACTAATATAAGTTTGCGATTTGGTGATCGTAAACTGTTTGAAGATGTAAATATTAAGTTCATACCAGGTAATTGTTACGGACTTATTGGAGCAAACGGCGCAGGAAAATCAACATTCTTAAAAGTATTATCAGGAGAATTAGATTCACAGTCTGGTCATGTTTCGCTTGGAAAAGATGAAAGATTAGCAGTATTAAAACAGGATCACTTTTCTCATGAAGATGAAAAAGTAATCGACGTTGTTTTAAAAGGCCATGAGAAATTATGGAAAGTTATGAAAGAAAAAGACGAAATTTATATGAAACCAGATTTCTCTGATGAAGATGGTATGCGTGCAGCAGAACTTGAAGGAGAATTCGCTGAAATGAACGGATGGAATGCAGAAGCGGATGCATCTGTTTTACTTTCTGGATTAGGTATTAAAGATGAATTACATGACAAACAAATGTCTGAATTAGAAAATAACCAAAAAGTAAAAGTATTATTAGCACAAAGTTTATTTGGAGATCCAGATGTTCTTTTACTAGATGAGCCTACAAACGGTTTAGATATTAAAGCCATTGCATGGTTAGAAGATTTCTTAATTAACTTTGAAAATACAGTTATTGTTGTATCACATGACAGACATTTCTTAAATAATGTATGTACACATATTGCCGACTTAGACTACGGTAAAATTAAACTATTTGTTGGTAACTATGACTTCTGGTATCAATCAAGTCAATTAGCTAGCCAAATGGCACAAGATCAAAACAAGAAAAAAGAAGAACGCATTAAAGAATTACAAGACTTTATTGCACGATTTAGCGCAAACGCATCTAAATCGAAACAAGCAACAAGTCGTAAGAAAATGTTAGATAAAATCGAATTAGACGATATTCAACCATCATCAAGACGTTATCCATTTGTTAATTTTACAATTGATAGAGAAATTGGTAATGAATTATTACAAGTCCAAGGTGTTTCTAAAACAATTGACGGTAATAAAGTATTAGACAATGTATCATTTACGATGAATCCAAATGATAAAGCAGTATTAATTGGTGAAAGTGAAATCGCTAAATCTACCCTACTACGCATTTTAGCTGGAGAATTAGAACCAGACGAAGGCACAGTAAAATGGGGTGTTACAACATCTCAATCATATTTACCTAAAGATAACTCAGAATACTTCGAAGGTGTAAATATGGATTTAGTAGATTGGTTAAGACAATACGCACCACCTGAAGAACAAACAGAAACATTCTTAAGAGGATTCTTAGGACGTATGTTATTCAGTGGTGAAGAAGTTAAGAAAAAAGCAAGCGTACTTTCAGGTGGAGAGAAAGTTAGATGTATGTTAAGTAAAATGATGTTATCAAACTCTAACGTTTTATTACTAGACGAACCAACTAACCACTTAGACTTAGAAAGTATCACTTCTGTTAATGATGGATTGAAGAACTTCAAAGGTTCAATCATCTTTACTTCATATGACTTCGAATTTATTAATACAATTGCTAACAGAGTAATTGATCTTAAAGAAGACGGTGCAGTTTCAAAAGAAATCACATACGAAGAATACCTAAAAGACCAAGGTGTTTATAAATAA